Below is a genomic region from Isosphaeraceae bacterium EP7.
CGGCTTCCTGCTGGCGGCCGAGGTCGTGCGCGAGTCGATGTTCGCCCGGCTCGACGCCCTGGGCTACGACGTCCGGGCCACGCCCGTCCCCGACCCCGTCCGGGGCGCCTTGGTCCTGGCGAGCAAGGCCCTGGAGGCCCGACCATGAGCACCCCACGCGTCGCCACCGGCCTGGACGTGCTGGTCGCCGAAGGCTTCGACTCCCTGCGCGGGCGGACGGTCGGCGTCATCGCCAACCCGACCTCCGTCGACGCCCGGCTCCGCCACCTGGCCGACCTGCTGAACGCCGCGCCCGAGCTTTCTTTGGCCGCCCTCTTCGGCCCCGAGCACGGCGTGAGGGCCGATGCGCAGGACATGATCGGCGTGGACTCGGCCGTCGATTCCCGCACCGGCGTGCCGGTCCATAGCCTTTACGGGACCGACCTGGCAAGCCTCAGTCCCGCTCCACGCCAGCTTGACGGCCTGGATACGCTGGTTTTCGACGTCCAGGATGTCGGCAGCCGCTACTACACGTTCGCCGCGACGATGCTTTACGCGATGGAGGCCGCCGCGGGCCGGGGCATCGAATTCGTCGTGCTCGACCGTCCCAACCCGATCGGCGGAGTGCTCGTCGAGGGTCCGACGATCCAGGCTGGCTTCCACAGCTTCGTCGGCCCGCACCCGATGCCGAACCGTCACGGGATGACCGTCGGCGAGCTTGCCGGGATGTTCAAGGCCGAGCGATCCATCGACGTCAACCTACGCGTGGTCCCCTGCCGTGGCTGGGCACGCGAGATGTCCTGGGACGAGACGGGGCTCCCCTGGGTGATGCCCTCGCCCAACATGCCGACGCCCGAGACGGCCCTGATCTATCCCGGCGGCTGCCTGATCGAGGGGACGAACCTGTCCGAAGGCCGCGGCACGACCCGGCCATTCGAACTCTGGGGTGCGCCCTGGATCGATCCGTATGTGCCGCTGGACGGGCCACCGCCCGAGGGGGTGCTCCTCCGCCCGTGTGCCTTCCGGCCGATGTTCCACAAGC
It encodes:
- a CDS encoding DUF1343 domain-containing protein, with product MSTPRVATGLDVLVAEGFDSLRGRTVGVIANPTSVDARLRHLADLLNAAPELSLAALFGPEHGVRADAQDMIGVDSAVDSRTGVPVHSLYGTDLASLSPAPRQLDGLDTLVFDVQDVGSRYYTFAATMLYAMEAAAGRGIEFVVLDRPNPIGGVLVEGPTIQAGFHSFVGPHPMPNRHGMTVGELAGMFKAERSIDVNLRVVPCRGWAREMSWDETGLPWVMPSPNMPTPETALIYPGGCLIEGTNLSEGRGTTRPFELWGAPWIDPYVPLDGPPPEGVLLRPCAFRPMFHKHAAQGCRGLQPHVTDPSTFRPLMLYTRLLAWARAQDPGRFAWRTEVYEFVTDPVAIDLLYGSSRERKFIESGSSEWSDLQALWAADEAEFLGRRAEFLLYPADTTRTQVLMSDREPLLRIEGAVDRPLALTWNDLRGMPAADQVEDLARFNPKRPGDGVTLESLLGLCGVRPEANYLTLHADEDDFHVSVPLDAVRGQGIVVYRRGEDPLSEDRGGPIRFLIPDPAACHTAELDDCANVKYLSRIELSVDKGRDNRPAGDAEHEALHAREPKA